A stretch of Girardinichthys multiradiatus isolate DD_20200921_A chromosome 20, DD_fGirMul_XY1, whole genome shotgun sequence DNA encodes these proteins:
- the brk1 gene encoding probable protein BRICK1, whose amino-acid sequence MAGQEDPVQREIHQDWANREYIEVITSSIKKIADFLNSFDMSCRSRLATLNEKLTALERRIEYIEARVTKGETLT is encoded by the exons ATGGCTGGCCAGGAAGATCCCGTGCAGAGAGAGATTCATCAAGACTGGGCAAATCGAGAGTATATAGAAGTGATTACAAGCAGCATAAAGAAAATTGCTGATTTTCTCAACTCGTTTG atATGTCTTGTCGGTCTCGTCTGGCCACCCTCAACGAGAAGTTAACAGCGTTGGAGAGAAGGATTGAATACATAGAGGCCAGA GTGACCAAAGGAGAGACCCTGACCTAG
- the gpx1a gene encoding glutathione peroxidase 1a encodes MAWNFKRFYDLTAKLLSGDSLSFSSLKGKVVLIENVASLUGTTIRDYTQMNELHSRYSAEGLVILGVPCNQFGHQENSRNDEILRSLKYVRPGNGFEPNFWLLEKVDVNGKDAHPLFVYLKEKLPVPSDDSVSLMNDPKFIIWSPVCKSDISWNFEKFLIGADGEPYKRYSRNFHTIDLEGDIKELLKRMK; translated from the exons ATGGCTTggaattttaaaaggttttacgACCTGACAGCTAAGCTGCTGTCCGGGGACTCTTTAAGCTTCTCCTCGCTGAAGGGGAAAGTTGTTCTCATTGAAAATGTGGCGTCTCTCTGAGGAACAACAATTAGGGATTACACACAGATGAACGAGCTTCACTCTCGCTACTCTGCCGAGGGACTTGTTATCCTGGGTGTGCCCTGCAATCAGTTTGGACATCAA GAGAACTCCAGGAATGATGAAATCCTGAGATCCCTGAAGTACGTCCGTCCAGGGAATGGCTTTGAACCAAACTTCTGGCTCCTTGAAAAGGTGGATGTGAATGGAAAGGATGCCCACCCCCTGTTTGTCTATCTGAAAGAGAAACTTCCAGTCCCCAGCGATGATTCCGTGTCTCTTATGAATGATCCGAAGTTCATCATCTGGAGCCCTGTGTGCAAGAGTGACATCTCCTGGAACTTTGAGAAGTTCCTGATCGGTGCTGACGGGGAGCCTTACAAGCGCTACAGCAGAAACTTCCACACCATTGATCTTGAGGGAGACATTAAAGAGTTGCTGAAGAGGATGAAGTAA